The Sporosarcina sp. FSL W7-1349 genome contains the following window.
CCCGGATGAACAGGAAGACCTCGCCTTGATCCAAATTCAAAAACGGCAGCAAAGTCATTAAAAAGATTAATAGAGGGAAAAGTGACAATAGGAAAAAGAAGGCGAGCTGGGAGGCGAGCCCTGTCACATCGACTTTCTTGATCCGCACTATCAATTCTTTAAGGAACCCTTGGGATGTCGTGACATCGAATTTCTCCAAGTCACCATCTTTGATATCTTCAACAAATCCCATGACACCTGACTTTTTCACGTTTCTTTCTCTCTTTTCCTTCCGATTGTTGCGTTCAAGGGTACGCTTATGTCCCATCACATTTCCGTCACCCCTTTCCATGCGACTCACTTTTTTACAGACTGATCGGTTGGTCCAGTTTCATCTTGTACAATGGATTTATATTCATCTTTCGCCTCGACGAACGCTTCTTTCGTATCCACAACCAATTCCTTCACTTGCGGAGTAAGCGTCTTCAACTCTTCCACTTGTGTTTTCAAATAATTGGCGTCGCCTGAAAGTTGATTATAAACCATTTGGATCTTATCTTTCTTCTCCATGACCATCTGTTTCAACTCATCCGGATTCTTCCTATAATGGCTGACATCAGATAGTAATTTTTTTGATTTTCTCGTTACTTGCTCCCGTGTGCTGCGGTCAAATAAGCTGATGACTGCGCCCGCAAGAGCACCAAAAATAATAAATTTGCCAAACTTTCCATTGCCCATTGAAAACCCTCCAGTTCC
Protein-coding sequences here:
- a CDS encoding YtxH domain-containing protein, which encodes MGNGKFGKFIIFGALAGAVISLFDRSTREQVTRKSKKLLSDVSHYRKNPDELKQMVMEKKDKIQMVYNQLSGDANYLKTQVEELKTLTPQVKELVVDTKEAFVEAKDEYKSIVQDETGPTDQSVKK